In Haloarcula limicola, the genomic stretch GGTGAACGTCGGTCGTCATTACATCTCATTAGATGCCGGAGCTACCTGAGGGCGTCGGCGCTCGCAAGTTTCGCCGGAGAGTCGATGGTCCGACCGCCCGCGTGCGGTGCGTGTCCCGTGATAACAAGAGAGTATCAGCAGGAGTCGTCGTCCGAGATACTGCCAAATATCCCCGGTAAGCCGCAGTGCGGGTAGAGATTACAGGAGAGTGCGGCCTTATGATAGTGGGGCCGTTACAGATGGATAGCGACACGCGGCACTCCGTCGCCGCGCCAACAGAAACGATGACGAACGCACATCAGACCCACGACGAGACCGACGCCGAAGCGGACGAACCAACCACTGACCACCTCGACGACGTCGAGGACGGATGTGGCTGCACCGAGATCTGGGAACACATGAGCGAAACGCGCGAAGCCGCGGCCGACGACGACTGAGACGGCCCGTCTAGCTGTTTTCGGCGCTCGCAGAGCCCGGAACAAAACAGCGAGCGGAACGGCGATAGCCCGTATGAGACCCCCAGACGGGATACTTTTGTGGACTGAACGCTAACGACGAGTCGATGCCAGAGGACGCGCCACCGGCCGATCGAGAGTCACCGGTGGGAAAGCCCGTCATTCGCGGCGACCCGGAACTCATCGGTCAACGCGCCGACGAGGCCGTCGAATTCGACCCCGACGACCCGGAGAGCCTCGAGCTCGCCGCACGGACGGTCCGGCGCTTCTCTGAGAACACCGCCGGTGCCGACGACAACGTCTACATGCTGCGAGGCGCCGCGGCGTGTGCGGCACTCGTCCGCGGCGAAGGCTCCTACAAGGCCGCCGCCGAACGGGCCGGCGGCGACGCGACGGTCTCGTTCATCCGCAAGTGGTCCCGCGTCCACGACCTCCCTCGCTCGGTGCGCATCCACGTCGCCAAGGGGGAAATCGCGCCGACCGCGGCCAAACACATCGCCCGCGTCGCTGGCGAAGCCCGTCTCTTGCTGGCGTGGGCCGCGCTGGATCACGACTTGACCGTCCGACAGATTCGCTCGGTCGCGAGCAGCGTCAACGACGGCGCGACCATCGAAGACGCGCTCGCCGCCGAAGGCTACCGCCTCGGCGAGCTCTCGATCACCGTCGACAGAGACGCTTACTGCAAGCTCCGCCAGCGCGCCGCCGTCGACGCCACCGACCCGAGCACCGTCGTCACCGACGCGTTAGAATCGGCGCTCGACGACGTATCGTAAGGTCTTAACCCACACTCCTCCCAGCGAATAGCGAGGGCCGGTAGCTCAGTCAGGCAGAGCGTCTGGCTTTTAACCAGATGGTCGGGGGTTCAACTCCCTCCCGGCCCGTGTTCCTGCGAACGACAGTGAGCAGTGAAACCACAAGCGACGAAGAACGGCAGCATCGAGACCGGTTGATTTACCACCTTCACTGTCGAGTAGCCGTGTATGACCACGTTCACCAGCGGCCTCGACGACCCGCTCAAACCCATCGGCCTCACCGCCGGCGCGTTTCTCGTCCTCGCGGCGCTCGGGACGATCGTCGGCGCGCCGTGGGCGACTCACGCGAACATGGCAAGTGCGATACTACAGGTAGTCGGTGCGGTCCTAACGATCGGCGTCGGCGCGCTACTCGCCTATCTGA encodes the following:
- a CDS encoding DUF7119 family protein; the encoded protein is MPEDAPPADRESPVGKPVIRGDPELIGQRADEAVEFDPDDPESLELAARTVRRFSENTAGADDNVYMLRGAAACAALVRGEGSYKAAAERAGGDATVSFIRKWSRVHDLPRSVRIHVAKGEIAPTAAKHIARVAGEARLLLAWAALDHDLTVRQIRSVASSVNDGATIEDALAAEGYRLGELSITVDRDAYCKLRQRAAVDATDPSTVVTDALESALDDVS